The proteins below come from a single Zhouia spongiae genomic window:
- a CDS encoding cytochrome c oxidase subunit I, whose protein sequence is MSATAHDHGHHHKETFVSKYIFSLDHKMISKQYLITGLIMGFIGIAMSLLFRMQIAWPGESFPVFEALLGKWAPDGVMDADIYLALVTMHGTIMVFFVLTAGLSGTFSNLLIPLQIGARDMASGFLNMVSYWLFFLSSVIMVISLFVEAGPAAAGWTIYPPLSALPMAQGGSGAGMTLWLVSMAVFIASSLLGSLNYIVTVLNLRTKGMSMTRLPLTIWAFFITAIIGVVSFPVLLSAALLLIMDRSFGTSFFLSDIFIQGEVLHYQGGSPVLFEHLFWFLGHPEVYIVILPAMGIVSEVMATNARKPIFGYRAMIASILAIAFLSTIVWGHHMFVSGMNPFLGSVFTFTTLLIAIPSAVKAFNWITTLWKGNLQFNTGMLFSIGMVSTFITGGLTGIILGDSALDINVHDTYFVVAHFHLVMGISAIYGLFAGVYHWFPKMFGKMMNKNLGYVHFWLTAIAAYGVFFPMHFVGMAGLPRRYYENTAFPMFDDLTDIQVVMTSFALLAGAAQLVFVYNFIHSIFYGKKATQNPWNATTLEWTTPVEHVHGNWPGEIPEVHRWAYDYSKTNENGEYVLAGQDFVPQTVPLQPNEEELNH, encoded by the coding sequence ATGTCAGCAACAGCACACGATCACGGGCATCATCATAAAGAAACTTTTGTTTCTAAGTACATTTTCAGCCTTGATCATAAAATGATTTCTAAGCAGTATTTAATTACTGGTTTGATCATGGGATTCATAGGTATTGCAATGTCATTATTATTCAGAATGCAAATTGCATGGCCTGGAGAATCATTCCCTGTGTTCGAAGCTTTATTAGGTAAATGGGCTCCCGACGGAGTAATGGATGCAGATATATATTTGGCATTGGTAACTATGCACGGAACGATCATGGTGTTCTTCGTGCTTACAGCAGGGTTGAGTGGTACATTCAGTAACTTGTTGATACCTTTACAAATCGGTGCGAGGGATATGGCATCGGGATTCCTGAACATGGTTTCTTACTGGTTGTTTTTCCTTTCGAGCGTTATTATGGTGATCTCTTTATTTGTTGAGGCAGGTCCTGCGGCAGCCGGTTGGACAATCTATCCGCCGTTAAGTGCATTGCCGATGGCTCAGGGAGGTTCAGGAGCAGGGATGACACTTTGGTTGGTGTCTATGGCTGTCTTTATTGCATCGTCTTTATTAGGTTCACTAAACTATATTGTAACGGTATTGAACTTAAGAACAAAAGGAATGTCTATGACCAGATTACCCTTAACTATCTGGGCATTCTTTATTACTGCTATTATCGGGGTTGTTTCATTCCCGGTATTACTTTCAGCAGCGTTGTTATTGATCATGGATAGAAGTTTCGGTACTTCGTTCTTCTTATCAGACATATTTATTCAGGGGGAAGTGTTACATTACCAGGGAGGGTCTCCGGTATTGTTCGAGCACTTGTTCTGGTTCTTAGGACACCCGGAGGTTTATATTGTTATTTTACCTGCAATGGGTATAGTTTCTGAAGTAATGGCCACCAATGCGCGTAAGCCAATCTTCGGATATAGAGCGATGATCGCCTCTATTCTCGCAATTGCCTTTTTATCAACGATCGTTTGGGGGCACCATATGTTCGTATCCGGTATGAACCCGTTTTTAGGATCGGTATTTACTTTTACAACATTATTAATCGCAATTCCATCTGCTGTAAAAGCATTCAACTGGATAACCACATTGTGGAAAGGTAACCTGCAGTTCAATACAGGGATGTTGTTCTCAATCGGTATGGTATCGACATTCATTACCGGAGGTTTAACAGGTATTATTCTGGGAGACAGTGCATTGGATATCAATGTGCATGATACGTATTTCGTAGTGGCTCACTTCCACCTGGTGATGGGTATTTCGGCAATCTACGGATTGTTCGCCGGGGTATATCACTGGTTCCCTAAGATGTTTGGGAAAATGATGAATAAGAACCTGGGTTATGTTCACTTCTGGTTAACAGCAATAGCAGCTTACGGAGTATTCTTCCCAATGCACTTTGTTGGAATGGCCGGTTTGCCTAGACGTTACTATGAGAACACGGCTTTCCCTATGTTTGATGACCTGACAGATATCCAGGTAGTAATGACTTCATTTGCCTTATTGGCGGGTGCGGCCCAGTTAGTATTTGTATACAATTTTATCCATAGTATCTTCTATGGTAAGAAAGCTACGCAGAACCCTTGGAATGCTACTACCTTAGAATGGACTACTCCTGTAGAACACGTTCACGGTAACTGGCCGGGTGAAATTCCTGAGGTACACAGATGGGCTTATGACTATAGCAAGACCAATGAAAATGGTGAATACGTACTGGCAGGTCAGGACTTTGTTCCGCAAACAGTGCCGTTGCAGCCAAACGAAGAAGAATTGAATCATTAG
- a CDS encoding cytochrome c oxidase subunit II, giving the protein MTALLTIIVLVLVAIAIWQMTKIFELSQASADNSQIASDKDNKLNGYLMYGFLVFIYLLTIYSLWKWGGVVLGTPASEHGKDYDNLMLISLVLIFIVQFITQALLHYFAYKYRGEKGKKALFYADNDKLEFIWTIIPVIVLAALILYGLYTWTKVMDVTDEEDPIVIELYAQQFNWKARYAGADNVLGDANVRLIDMDKANILGLDESDPNGQDDIISTTEIHIPVGKKVLFKMRSQDVLHSAYMPHFRAQMNCVPGMITQFAFTPTVTTEEMRQDPGIVKKYKNINKLRAENAQAVQDRGQEVNVEFDYILLCNKICGKSHYNMQMKIVVETEEEYKEWLGQQKTFGESVQ; this is encoded by the coding sequence ATGACTGCTTTATTAACTATTATAGTTCTCGTACTGGTAGCCATAGCCATCTGGCAAATGACTAAGATATTCGAATTGTCGCAAGCAAGTGCGGATAATTCACAAATTGCAAGTGATAAGGATAACAAGCTAAACGGTTACCTGATGTACGGCTTCTTGGTATTCATATACTTGCTGACCATATATTCACTGTGGAAATGGGGAGGAGTGGTTTTAGGAACCCCTGCTTCTGAACATGGTAAAGATTATGACAACCTGATGCTGATTTCATTAGTGCTGATTTTTATCGTACAGTTTATCACACAGGCGTTGTTGCATTATTTTGCATATAAATACAGAGGTGAAAAAGGGAAAAAGGCACTGTTCTATGCAGATAATGATAAATTAGAGTTTATCTGGACCATCATCCCTGTTATTGTACTGGCAGCATTAATCCTTTACGGACTGTATACATGGACGAAAGTGATGGATGTTACCGATGAAGAAGATCCGATTGTTATCGAATTATATGCACAACAATTTAACTGGAAAGCCCGTTATGCAGGGGCAGATAACGTATTGGGTGATGCTAACGTACGTCTGATCGATATGGACAAAGCAAACATCCTCGGTTTAGACGAGTCTGATCCTAACGGACAAGATGATATTATCTCGACTACGGAGATTCATATTCCGGTAGGGAAGAAAGTATTGTTCAAAATGAGATCGCAAGATGTTCTTCACTCTGCCTATATGCCTCACTTCAGGGCGCAAATGAACTGTGTTCCGGGAATGATTACCCAGTTTGCGTTTACACCTACTGTGACAACAGAAGAAATGAGACAGGATCCGGGGATAGTTAAGAAATATAAGAACATTAATAAGCTCAGGGCAGAAAATGCACAGGCAGTTCAAGACAGGGGGCAAGAGGTTAATGTTGAGTTCGATTACATATTGTTATGTAATAAGATTTGTGGTAAATCGCACTACAACATGCAGATGAAAATTGTAGTAGAGACTGAAGAAGAGTATAAAGAGTGGCTTGGCCAGCAAAAGACCTTCGGGGAATCTGTACAATAA
- a CDS encoding TAT-variant-translocated molybdopterin oxidoreductase: MASNKKYWKSVEELNADSSIVETLKQNEFVQEIPVDEFLGDKENLDSSSTSRRDFLKYVGFSTAAATLAACEGPVKKSIPYVVQPEQIRPGVANYYATAIANGYDFANVLIKTREGRPIKVESNNEAKVGGGANARVHASVLDLYDSLRVQSPKSAGENVSWEDLDAAVVAKLNALASGGKQIVLLTQTFASPSTSKLISEFALKYGNVRHVVYDAVSNDAALDAFEAKYGTRALADYDFSKAEVIVSFGADFVGDWQGGGYESGYAKGRVPAKGKMSRHVQFESNMTLSGANADKRIPLTPSQQKKALAKFYGYLTGTSVSADLPEAVDAACKSAAAQVKAKGAKAVVVTGIQDENAQGLVLDINEMLSSRAFDKDAPKLVRQGNAKKMASLVADMNSGKVGALIMSGVNPVYTLPNASEFVEGLKNVDLSVAFSMKEDETSALATYIAAAPHYLESWGDVEIKKGYCSLMQPTIRPLFNTRQFQDSLLKWTGSDVSYYDYIKTNWEASVLNGSSWNKALHDGFFMTGSRAQSQGDMTEVVAAPVNADGASGDSAIEGEVVAPSVGNMLRALASTADAGMELVLYAKTGMGDGQQANNPWLQEFPDPISRASWDNYLTVSKADAEVLGLENWHVANGGLNGNYANITVNGVAVNNIPVLIQPGQAKGSVGLSLGYGRTKGLKAAMQTGVNAYALYQGFNEVQGVTIEKAGGEHEFACVQLHNTLMGRGDIVKETTLEIFNTKDAKDWNHTPKVSLNHQEVEATSVDLWDEFDRSIGHHFNLSIDLNACTGCGACVIACHAENNVPVVGKSEVRKSRDMHWLRIDRYYSSEDTFAGDNEKKDNISGVGSSMSEFGEMEDPAANPQVAFQPVMCQHCNHAPCETVCPVAATSHGRQGQNHMAYNRCVGTRYCANNCPYKVRRFNWFLYNNNDEFDFHMNDDLGRMVLNPDVVTRSRGVMEKCSMCIQMTQKTILDAKRDGREIKDGEFQTACSAACSSGAMMFGDVNDKDSKIAELKESDRMYHLLEHVGTKPNVFYHVKVRNTNEA, translated from the coding sequence ATGGCGTCAAACAAGAAATACTGGAAAAGTGTCGAGGAGCTGAATGCAGATAGCTCTATCGTTGAAACGCTTAAACAGAATGAGTTTGTACAGGAGATACCGGTAGATGAATTTTTAGGCGATAAAGAAAATCTTGATTCGTCTTCAACTTCTCGACGAGACTTCTTAAAATATGTCGGATTCAGTACAGCGGCAGCAACATTGGCTGCTTGTGAAGGTCCGGTGAAAAAATCGATTCCTTATGTGGTTCAGCCGGAGCAAATTCGTCCAGGTGTTGCTAACTATTATGCTACTGCAATTGCCAATGGTTATGATTTTGCGAATGTGTTGATCAAAACACGTGAAGGAAGACCGATTAAAGTTGAAAGTAATAACGAAGCTAAAGTTGGCGGTGGTGCGAATGCGCGAGTTCATGCGTCGGTTTTAGATTTATATGATAGCTTACGGGTACAATCGCCTAAATCTGCCGGAGAAAATGTTTCCTGGGAAGACTTGGATGCAGCGGTTGTTGCTAAATTAAACGCGTTGGCCTCAGGAGGAAAGCAGATTGTTTTGTTGACTCAGACTTTTGCAAGTCCTTCAACCTCAAAATTGATTTCGGAGTTTGCTTTGAAGTACGGTAATGTGCGTCATGTGGTGTACGATGCTGTGTCGAATGATGCTGCTTTAGATGCATTTGAGGCTAAATACGGAACAAGAGCTTTGGCTGATTATGATTTTTCAAAAGCTGAAGTGATCGTTTCTTTCGGTGCTGATTTTGTAGGAGACTGGCAGGGTGGAGGCTATGAGTCGGGTTATGCTAAAGGACGTGTTCCTGCCAAAGGGAAAATGTCACGTCATGTCCAGTTCGAGTCAAATATGACGTTATCCGGTGCAAATGCGGATAAGCGTATTCCTCTTACTCCGTCGCAGCAAAAAAAGGCACTTGCCAAGTTTTATGGGTATCTGACCGGAACTTCAGTTTCGGCCGATCTGCCGGAAGCTGTTGATGCTGCTTGTAAAAGTGCAGCTGCCCAGGTAAAGGCTAAAGGAGCTAAAGCGGTTGTTGTTACAGGTATCCAGGATGAAAATGCACAAGGTCTCGTGTTGGATATAAACGAGATGTTGTCAAGCAGGGCTTTTGATAAAGATGCGCCTAAGCTTGTAAGGCAGGGTAATGCTAAGAAAATGGCTTCGCTTGTGGCCGATATGAATTCAGGTAAAGTAGGGGCGCTGATTATGAGCGGGGTTAATCCTGTTTACACATTGCCGAATGCATCTGAGTTTGTTGAAGGCTTGAAGAATGTTGATCTGTCTGTGGCTTTTTCTATGAAAGAAGACGAGACGTCAGCACTGGCTACTTATATAGCTGCGGCCCCTCACTATTTGGAGTCGTGGGGTGACGTAGAAATCAAGAAAGGGTATTGTAGCCTTATGCAGCCTACAATAAGACCTTTGTTTAATACCCGTCAGTTCCAGGATTCATTATTAAAATGGACAGGAAGTGATGTTTCTTATTACGATTATATAAAAACCAACTGGGAAGCTTCAGTCTTAAACGGTTCGTCATGGAATAAAGCATTGCACGACGGGTTCTTTATGACCGGATCCCGGGCTCAGTCACAAGGTGATATGACTGAGGTTGTTGCAGCTCCTGTTAATGCAGATGGAGCGTCCGGAGATTCAGCGATAGAAGGAGAAGTAGTAGCTCCTTCAGTGGGGAATATGCTCAGGGCACTGGCAAGTACTGCCGATGCAGGTATGGAATTGGTTCTTTATGCTAAAACAGGTATGGGAGACGGACAACAGGCCAATAACCCATGGTTGCAAGAGTTTCCTGATCCGATATCAAGAGCTTCGTGGGATAACTATTTAACCGTGTCCAAGGCCGATGCTGAAGTGCTTGGTCTTGAGAACTGGCACGTGGCTAATGGTGGGCTTAATGGTAATTATGCCAATATTACCGTAAATGGTGTTGCAGTAAACAATATCCCTGTTCTGATCCAGCCGGGTCAGGCTAAAGGTTCGGTCGGACTTTCATTGGGTTACGGAAGAACGAAAGGCTTAAAAGCAGCGATGCAGACCGGAGTAAATGCTTATGCCTTGTATCAGGGCTTTAATGAAGTACAGGGGGTTACGATAGAAAAAGCTGGTGGTGAACACGAGTTTGCTTGTGTTCAGCTTCATAATACTTTAATGGGTAGAGGGGATATCGTTAAAGAAACGACCCTTGAAATATTTAATACGAAAGACGCTAAAGACTGGAATCATACGCCAAAAGTGTCTCTTAACCATCAGGAGGTAGAGGCTACTTCGGTAGATCTTTGGGATGAGTTTGACAGATCAATCGGGCATCATTTCAATTTGTCGATAGACCTGAATGCCTGTACGGGATGTGGGGCGTGTGTTATAGCATGTCACGCTGAAAACAACGTTCCTGTAGTAGGTAAGAGTGAAGTGAGAAAGTCCAGGGATATGCACTGGTTGCGTATTGATAGATATTATTCTTCTGAAGATACCTTTGCGGGTGATAATGAAAAGAAAGATAATATCTCCGGTGTCGGAAGTTCAATGAGTGAGTTTGGCGAAATGGAAGATCCTGCGGCCAATCCTCAGGTAGCATTCCAGCCGGTAATGTGTCAGCACTGTAATCATGCTCCTTGTGAAACAGTATGTCCGGTGGCGGCAACTTCACACGGTCGACAAGGTCAGAACCATATGGCATATAACCGTTGTGTGGGTACTCGTTACTGTGCTAACAACTGTCCGTATAAAGTTCGTCGTTTTAACTGGTTCCTGTACAATAATAACGATGAGTTCGATTTCCATATGAATGACGATCTTGGTAGAATGGTATTGAATCCGGACGTTGTAACCAGGTCGCGTGGTGTTATGGAGAAATGTTCTATGTGTATTCAAATGACACAGAAAACAATTCTTGATGCGAAACGCGATGGTAGAGAAATCAAAGATGGTGAATTCCAGACAGCTTGTTCTGCGGCTTGTAGTTCGGGAGCAATGATGTTCGGAGATGTGAACGATAAGGATAGTAAGATTGCCGAATTAAAAGAAAGCGATCGTATGTACCACTTATTAGAACATGTTGGAACCAAACCAAATGTTTTCTATCACGTGAAGGTGAGAAATACAAACGAAGCATAA
- a CDS encoding quinol:cytochrome C oxidoreductase, with product MYTFSSKLRTGAFVLMILGLLAWGYGFISAPTTVEEAKAMVVDAHHGDNHGEEAAHATASHDAHAAEDHSAHDEHLLHQLQNKPWAALYVAAFFFMMIALGVLAFYAIQRAAQAGWSPLLFRVMEGITAYLLPGAAIVFVILVLSGMHLNHLFIWMDSEVVAHDELIQGKTGFLNVPFFLIRALIYIAGWVAYRHFSRKFSIAQDTAEDDSYFKKNFRISAGFLVFFLVSESMMSWDWIMSVDPHWFSTLFGWYVFASMFVSGITVIALITIYLKSKGYLEQVNDSHLHDLAKFMFAISIFWTYLWFSQFMLIWYSNIPEEVTYFVTRLEDYKLPFLGMLVMNFVFPLLVLMNSDYKRVNWFVVMAGIVILLGHYIDIYVMIMPATVGDQWYIGIAEIGAVLFFLGLFIYVVFTALTKAPLTPKRNPFIEESKHFHY from the coding sequence ATGTACACGTTTTCAAGTAAATTAAGGACTGGTGCTTTTGTTTTGATGATACTTGGTCTGTTGGCCTGGGGATACGGATTCATTTCCGCACCTACTACTGTAGAAGAAGCCAAGGCAATGGTAGTCGACGCTCATCACGGAGATAACCATGGTGAGGAAGCTGCTCATGCTACAGCATCGCACGATGCTCATGCTGCTGAAGATCATAGTGCTCACGATGAACATTTGTTACATCAGTTACAAAATAAACCATGGGCTGCATTATATGTGGCGGCATTCTTTTTTATGATGATTGCATTAGGGGTGTTGGCCTTTTATGCAATACAAAGAGCTGCACAAGCAGGATGGTCCCCGCTATTGTTCAGGGTGATGGAAGGTATAACGGCTTACCTCTTACCTGGTGCGGCAATAGTTTTTGTTATTCTGGTACTCTCAGGGATGCATTTAAACCACTTGTTCATATGGATGGATTCTGAAGTAGTTGCGCATGACGAATTAATTCAGGGTAAGACAGGTTTCTTGAATGTGCCTTTCTTCCTTATAAGAGCTTTGATTTATATAGCCGGTTGGGTCGCTTACCGCCATTTCTCAAGAAAGTTCTCAATTGCTCAGGATACAGCTGAAGATGACAGCTACTTTAAAAAGAACTTCAGAATTTCTGCAGGATTCTTGGTTTTCTTCCTTGTATCTGAGTCTATGATGTCTTGGGATTGGATTATGAGTGTTGATCCACACTGGTTTAGTACCTTATTCGGATGGTATGTGTTCGCCAGTATGTTTGTGTCTGGGATCACTGTTATAGCACTGATAACAATATACCTGAAGTCGAAAGGATATTTAGAACAAGTCAACGACAGTCACTTGCACGATCTTGCGAAGTTTATGTTCGCGATCAGTATATTCTGGACCTACCTTTGGTTCTCTCAGTTTATGTTGATCTGGTATTCAAATATTCCGGAAGAAGTTACATATTTTGTAACAAGGCTTGAAGACTACAAGTTACCGTTCCTGGGAATGTTGGTAATGAACTTTGTATTCCCGTTGCTGGTACTGATGAACAGCGATTACAAACGCGTTAACTGGTTTGTAGTAATGGCGGGTATTGTGATTCTTTTAGGACATTATATCGATATTTACGTAATGATTATGCCGGCTACTGTGGGAGATCAGTGGTACATCGGAATAGCAGAGATCGGAGCTGTATTGTTCTTCTTAGGACTATTCATTTATGTTGTATTCACTGCGCTTACCAAGGCTCCGTTAACGCCTAAGCGTAACCCATTCATTGAAGAAAGTAAACACTTTCATTATTAA
- the nrfD gene encoding NrfD/PsrC family molybdoenzyme membrane anchor subunit: MASHYEAPIRKPLVTGDKSYHDVTVDVARPVEGRANKQWWIVFSISLIAFLWGLGCIIYTVSTGIGTWGLNKTVGWAWDITNFVWWVGIGHAGTLISAVLLLFRQKWRMAINRSAEAMTIFSVVQAGLFPIIHMGRPWLGYWVLPIPNQFGSLWVNFNSPLLWDVFAISTYLSVSLVFWWTGLLPDFAMIRDRAVKPFQKKIYSLISFGWSGRAKDWQRFEEVSLVLAGLATPLVLSVHTIVSFDFATSVIPGWHTTIFPPYFVAGAIFSGFAMVNTLLIIMRKVCNLEDYITVQHIELMNIVIMITGSIVGCAYITELFIAWYSGVEYEQYAFLNRATGPYAWAYWAMMTCNVFSPQFMWSKKLRTSIMFSFIISIVVNIGMWFERFVIIVTSLHRDYLPSSWTMFSPTFVDIGIYVGTIGFFFVLFLLYARTFPVIAQAEVKTILKSSGEKYKKLRDGNHE; encoded by the coding sequence ATGGCGTCGCATTACGAAGCACCTATACGTAAACCCTTAGTAACCGGAGATAAATCTTATCACGATGTGACAGTTGATGTTGCAAGGCCGGTTGAAGGAAGAGCAAATAAGCAGTGGTGGATTGTTTTTTCAATTTCTTTAATTGCCTTTCTATGGGGATTAGGGTGTATTATATACACCGTTTCAACAGGTATAGGTACCTGGGGATTAAATAAAACAGTTGGATGGGCCTGGGATATTACCAACTTTGTATGGTGGGTAGGTATCGGTCACGCAGGAACACTGATTTCAGCAGTATTGCTCTTGTTCCGTCAAAAATGGAGAATGGCAATTAACCGTTCTGCTGAAGCAATGACAATTTTCTCGGTAGTTCAGGCCGGATTGTTCCCGATTATCCACATGGGGAGACCTTGGTTAGGATATTGGGTACTCCCGATCCCAAACCAGTTCGGGTCGCTATGGGTTAACTTTAACTCGCCGTTACTTTGGGACGTATTTGCGATCTCAACGTATTTGTCGGTGTCGTTAGTGTTCTGGTGGACAGGTTTACTTCCCGATTTTGCAATGATCCGCGATAGAGCAGTAAAGCCATTCCAGAAGAAAATATACAGTCTGATCAGTTTTGGTTGGAGTGGAAGGGCAAAAGACTGGCAGCGATTTGAAGAAGTATCTCTGGTGCTGGCAGGTTTGGCTACCCCGTTGGTACTTTCTGTACACACCATTGTATCATTCGACTTTGCTACTTCGGTTATTCCGGGATGGCATACGACGATCTTCCCTCCTTACTTCGTTGCAGGAGCGATCTTTTCAGGTTTTGCAATGGTGAATACCTTGCTTATTATTATGAGGAAGGTATGTAATTTAGAAGATTATATCACAGTACAACATATAGAGTTGATGAACATCGTTATCATGATCACAGGTTCGATCGTAGGTTGTGCCTATATCACAGAATTGTTCATCGCATGGTATTCAGGAGTTGAGTACGAACAGTATGCCTTCTTGAATAGAGCTACCGGACCTTATGCTTGGGCTTACTGGGCTATGATGACCTGTAACGTGTTTTCACCGCAGTTCATGTGGTCTAAAAAACTAAGAACAAGTATTATGTTCTCTTTCATTATCTCGATTGTGGTAAATATAGGAATGTGGTTTGAGCGTTTTGTGATTATTGTTACATCACTGCACCGCGATTACCTTCCATCTTCATGGACTATGTTCTCGCCAACATTCGTAGATATCGGAATTTACGTGGGTACTATAGGATTCTTCTTCGTGTTGTTTCTTCTTTATGCAAGAACATTCCCTGTAATTGCACAGGCCGAAGTGAAGACTATTTTGAAATCATCTGGAGAAAAGTATAAAAAACTAAGAGACGGCAACCATGAGTAA
- a CDS encoding DUF3341 domain-containing protein, protein MSNKVVQALYNDDDVLLSAVKKVRAAHHHIEEIYTPFPVHGLDKAMGLAPTRIAIASFLYGCLGLTVAITMLNFIMIEDWPQDIGGKPSFSFLENLPAFVPVIFELTVFFAAHLMVITFYLRSKLWPFKEAENPDVRTTDDHFLMEVSLHGNEDELTALLNETGAVEVKISEKH, encoded by the coding sequence ATGAGTAATAAAGTTGTACAAGCCTTATATAATGACGATGATGTTTTATTAAGTGCTGTTAAGAAAGTTAGAGCAGCTCATCATCATATCGAAGAAATATACACGCCATTCCCTGTGCACGGCCTGGATAAAGCCATGGGACTGGCTCCAACAAGAATCGCCATAGCTTCTTTCTTGTACGGATGTTTGGGGTTAACGGTTGCTATCACGATGCTTAATTTTATAATGATAGAAGACTGGCCTCAGGATATCGGAGGTAAACCAAGCTTTAGCTTCCTCGAAAACCTTCCGGCATTTGTTCCGGTTATCTTTGAGCTAACAGTTTTCTTTGCAGCGCACTTAATGGTGATCACTTTTTACCTGAGAAGTAAATTATGGCCATTTAAAGAAGCTGAAAACCCTGATGTAAGAACAACAGACGACCATTTCTTAATGGAAGTTTCATTACACGGAAACGAAGATGAATTAACTGCATTGTTGAATGAAACAGGGGCAGTTGAAGTAAAAATATCTGAAAAGCACTAA
- the ruvB gene encoding Holliday junction branch migration DNA helicase RuvB, with protein sequence MNEYLDPTGEQFSPDEVDIEKALRPLSFDDFTGQDQVLENLKVFVEAANLRGDALDHTLFHGPPGLGKTTLAHILASELDAGIKVTSGPVLDKPGDLAGLLTNLEDRDVLFIDEIHRLSPIVEEYLYSAMEDFRIDIMIESGPNARTVQINLNQFTLVGATTRSGLLTAPMRARFGISSRLQYYTTELLADIVQRSSSILKVPISMEAAIEIAGRSRGTPRIANALLRRVRDFAQIKGNGKIDIEIAKYGLKALNVDAHGLDEMDNKILSTIIDKFKGGPVGITTLATAVSENAETIEEVYEPFLIQQGFIIRTPRGREVTELAYKHLGRVKGGMQGGLF encoded by the coding sequence ATGAATGAGTATTTAGATCCTACCGGAGAGCAGTTTTCTCCTGATGAAGTCGATATAGAAAAAGCACTCAGACCCTTGTCTTTCGATGATTTTACAGGACAGGATCAGGTGCTCGAAAACCTTAAGGTTTTTGTCGAAGCTGCCAACCTGAGAGGAGATGCGCTCGATCATACCTTGTTTCACGGTCCTCCGGGATTGGGGAAAACCACCCTCGCTCATATTCTTGCCAGCGAATTGGACGCAGGTATTAAAGTGACATCCGGTCCGGTATTGGATAAACCCGGAGATTTGGCCGGGTTACTAACGAACCTCGAAGACCGGGATGTTCTGTTTATCGATGAGATCCATCGCCTGAGCCCGATAGTAGAAGAGTATTTGTACTCTGCTATGGAGGACTTTCGTATAGATATTATGATCGAAAGCGGGCCTAATGCGCGAACCGTTCAGATCAACCTGAATCAGTTTACTTTGGTAGGGGCAACTACACGTTCAGGACTTCTTACAGCGCCTATGAGAGCCCGTTTTGGTATCAGTAGCAGGTTACAGTATTATACTACAGAATTGCTGGCTGATATTGTCCAGCGTAGTTCTTCTATCCTTAAAGTGCCTATCTCCATGGAAGCTGCTATCGAGATTGCGGGAAGAAGCAGGGGGACTCCCCGTATTGCGAATGCCTTATTGCGCAGGGTGCGTGACTTCGCTCAGATCAAGGGTAACGGGAAAATCGACATAGAGATCGCAAAATATGGTTTAAAGGCTTTGAATGTCGATGCGCATGGCTTAGATGAAATGGATAATAAAATTCTGTCTACCATTATCGACAAGTTCAAGGGAGGTCCTGTAGGTATTACGACATTGGCTACCGCTGTTTCTGAAAATGCAGAAACCATCGAGGAGGTCTATGAGCCTTTTCTTATTCAACAAGGCTTTATAATCCGTACTCCCCGTGGTCGTGAGGTGACAGAGCTCGCTTATAAGCACCTCGGGCGCGTTAAAGGAGGAATGCAGGGTGGATTGTTTTAA
- a CDS encoding c-type cytochrome, which translates to MKSFVKIGIVFGIAALVSSCADESRPNYQFMPNMYESVGYEPYQESAAFRNGVEAQLPAEGTVNRGWMPYDFPNTEEGYLDAKTNLLSPLDSVNVEADMAKGKELFGIYCSICHGDKGDGQGTLVKREKFLGVPSYADREITDGSVYHVIYFGRNSMGSHAAQLNEKERWQVTSYVMKLKGDLTK; encoded by the coding sequence ATGAAGAGCTTTGTTAAAATAGGAATTGTTTTTGGTATAGCTGCATTGGTTTCTTCTTGTGCAGATGAGTCGAGACCCAATTATCAGTTTATGCCTAATATGTACGAGTCTGTTGGATATGAACCTTATCAGGAGTCTGCCGCTTTCCGGAACGGAGTTGAGGCTCAGTTGCCTGCTGAAGGCACTGTGAACAGAGGTTGGATGCCTTATGATTTTCCAAATACGGAAGAAGGTTATCTTGATGCTAAGACCAATTTATTAAGTCCGTTAGATTCTGTTAATGTGGAAGCTGATATGGCCAAAGGAAAAGAATTGTTCGGTATTTACTGCTCAATTTGTCATGGCGATAAAGGCGATGGTCAGGGAACATTGGTGAAAAGAGAGAAGTTTTTAGGTGTTCCTAGCTATGCAGACAGGGAAATTACTGATGGAAGCGTATACCATGTTATCTACTTCGGTAGAAATTCAATGGGCTCACATGCTGCTCAGTTGAATGAAAAGGAAAGATGGCAGGTAACCTCTTATGTAATGAAACTAAAGGGAGACTTAACAAAATAA